A genomic stretch from Marinitoga litoralis includes:
- a CDS encoding cobalamin B12-binding domain-containing protein: MGKIRVLVGKPGLDGHDRGAKVVARALRDAGMEVIYTGIRQTPEDIVNTALEEDVNIIGLSILSGAHMKLCEKVLKLLNEKNAKIPVFLGGIIPEDDIPELKKMGIAEVFGPGTSLETIISKVKEIAGTN; this comes from the coding sequence ATGGGAAAAATAAGGGTATTAGTTGGAAAACCCGGTTTAGATGGACATGATAGAGGAGCAAAAGTTGTTGCTAGAGCTTTAAGAGATGCTGGAATGGAAGTTATATATACAGGAATAAGACAAACTCCTGAAGATATAGTTAATACCGCTTTAGAAGAAGATGTTAATATAATTGGATTATCTATATTATCTGGTGCTCATATGAAATTATGTGAGAAGGTATTAAAATTATTAAATGAAAAAAATGCTAAAATACCAGTATTTTTAGGAGGAATAATTCCTGAAGATGATATACCTGAATTGAAAAAAATGGGAATAGCTGAAGTTTTCGGTCCGGGAACATCTCTTGAAACAATTATTAGTAAGGTGAAAGAAATTGCAGGAACTAATTGA